The sequence below is a genomic window from Lelliottia sp. JS-SCA-14.
TGTCGAGACGCCGACGCATGTTCTGCTCTACGATCTTGAATGGTGTAATGATAAATACGTCCGGATTTGTAATGCCCGATGCTGCCAGCTCTTTGAGCATTCGTACAACCGCTTCGCCCTCGTCGGGGCACCATTTCGTTTCAGCATCGCCATTGATATCCACCCAGCGAGATCTCCCCAAAGCCGAGCCGATAGCTCCTGGGCTTTTAGGCCCGACAGCATGGACCATCTGCCCGGCATAGGCGATGGAGTTAGAAACATCGAACATTGGCTTCTGGCAACGCCTGTGAACGAGGAGTGGCAGCCCGACTTCTCGATCGCCTACGTCCATGACGAAGGTGGATTTGAAGCGCGATGCCTGATCAGCAAGGGTCTGTGTAGATGCTGCGGGGGCAGACCATTCGATTTGGTCAATGTCAAAGAACTTGCAGATTTCGGCGTTCAGCTTTTCAGGAAGTGAAACTACAGGTGGGATTTGCAACGGGTCACCTACCACGATGGAGCGCTTTGCTCGCATGATAGCTCCAACTGCTGCCTGAGGAACGGCCTGGCCCGCTTCATCTACCAGAAGCCAGCCAAGGCTCTCTGGTGGCAGATCCCCGAACATCGTCCGAACAGAGGCGAATGTCGTGGACACGGTCGGCACGACCATGAAAAGGCTCGACCAAAGGTCGGGGAGAAGTTCACGGTGAGCGGAAGACTGGAAGGCACCAGCCACCATGCCCGACATCAATAGCCCAAGATTGTGTTGCAAGCGGCTGGCCGAAGCATCAATGAACGCTTTATGCACAGTCAGGGCAGCGGCGAAAAGATCCTCTCGCAGGTGATGAACCTCATCGGGAAGCCATGGCGCAGTCAGGTGGATAGCCTCGTGCTCGCGCTCGAAGAATCTCTCATCAACGACCCTGTCTCCCATGCGGTTTCGTGCCTCTGCCTCGGTTGCCTTCAATTTCGAGACAGCCTGACATTTGCTGGAAATTTCCTGGTCGAGTTGCTGTAACTGGGACTTAATATTGCTCCACTTAGTCCTTGCAAGCTCCAGGGCACCGTCTGTCTCCTGCGCCCGTAAGACTGATTGCTGCAAGGTCGCCGAGAGCTTCTGCAGTGTCGATCTCCACGACTTCCAGGCCGCAGTCGCGAACAAACGGGAGAAGAAACCTGGACGGCAAGCAAGATGGCTGTTGAGCATGATCTTGTCCTGCTCGATCTGCGATTTTGCCTTCTCATGCTCCCATTGGTAGGATTCAGCAGTTTGGTGTGCCTCTTCGACAGCTTCAATCAGACTCGGACGACGCTGTTCCACCCTTTGTAGTTCGGTAGTCGCTCCCTTGAGCGCCTGGATATCCCGTCGCATCTCTTCGATGCTGGCGATTTCGGCGTCTACCGTCTCCTTGAGTTTAAGGAAAACGGTTCGTGCTTTCCGCCAGGCCGTTAAAGCGTCCGCTTCGTTGGTGCTGGGCCGCTCATTGACGACCACGCTGGGCATCACGCGATCGATGATTTCGCCAGTTTGTTCATCTTTAATCTCACGCAAGACGTTTAAGCCGCGAGCTGCTTTCAGGTAGGTAAGGAAACCACCGTCTTCATTCCACCAGAAACTTTGCTGGAACGCGCCTCGGTTGCTGCTCTTGCCGAGAGCTGCGGCGATCAAACCCCAGGTTTCGACAGGGTCGGAGGGGATGTCCCCCTCGGCCTCGGCTTCGAAATAGCCGGCGCGTTTGGGATTCGCAATCAGGTCGCTGATGGACCGGAAGTAGGCGATCTGTTCATGGCGACCATTGGCTTCCTTGAGAGGAAGCTCTTTACTGACGTTTTCGACTGCTTTGTTATTGGAGGAGGCTACGACGATCTCAT
It includes:
- a CDS encoding DEAD/DEAH box helicase; protein product: MKTRQYAQKSIFDLEAIFEQSRNNVSELEQLLSELTFRNTAKARTLTSKIEQSLTALSDRSEVAMSASNPSTCNPDSASIQFSQAVVPHSAPAAAEQLQPKAIPDTAMRQQFDKGQIDLGPLPSFSPSDKANDARAILAAWTALEALSPQGYKRPEDMATGDRSRVALLERGVPWGPNARSKPSYKLYFEVVLGSIALDKATDELVKVFGEDEESSRPDGKKAAIGSILIDKEGYVLEEKGVAVSSFAWALKPALDLKLGSLGNWPNVEPRIIEHLNRIVRRHNEDGEPIPIDLDVVLNAYKWLVSQFGVPEHLVEPPTFAIKVFHHFKAKSPPEPSLLNSFYLEDLGEATKLLETGKAGTGLRRYMGIGRPDQKIDVLSPISAVEPFVAPSLMPQARWPSKGGHPLVLLQQAAVNAARAELNDAPGIIGVNGPPGTGKTTLLRDIVVGCILDRATAMCGFNKPQDAFSTTGEKLAFGSNAFLHFYKLHASLRGHEIVVASSNNKAVENVSKELPLKEANGRHEQIAYFRSISDLIANPKRAGYFEAEAEGDIPSDPVETWGLIAAALGKSSNRGAFQQSFWWNEDGGFLTYLKAARGLNVLREIKDEQTGEIIDRVMPSVVVNERPSTNEADALTAWRKARTVFLKLKETVDAEIASIEEMRRDIQALKGATTELQRVEQRRPSLIEAVEEAHQTAESYQWEHEKAKSQIEQDKIMLNSHLACRPGFFSRLFATAAWKSWRSTLQKLSATLQQSVLRAQETDGALELARTKWSNIKSQLQQLDQEISSKCQAVSKLKATEAEARNRMGDRVVDERFFEREHEAIHLTAPWLPDEVHHLREDLFAAALTVHKAFIDASASRLQHNLGLLMSGMVAGAFQSSAHRELLPDLWSSLFMVVPTVSTTFASVRTMFGDLPPESLGWLLVDEAGQAVPQAAVGAIMRAKRSIVVGDPLQIPPVVSLPEKLNAEICKFFDIDQIEWSAPAASTQTLADQASRFKSTFVMDVGDREVGLPLLVHRRCQKPMFDVSNSIAYAGQMVHAVGPKSPGAIGSALGRSRWVDINGDAETKWCPDEGEAVVRMLKELAASGITNPDVFIITPFKIVEQNMRRRLDRETDLLRAFGAKLDEWCRNRVGTIHTFQGREADTVILLLGAPKASQQRARQWAASPPNIINVAVSRAKQNLYVVGSATAWAGAGTSLQVLHRQLAQSA